A stretch of Lactuca sativa cultivar Salinas chromosome 6, Lsat_Salinas_v11, whole genome shotgun sequence DNA encodes these proteins:
- the LOC111880441 gene encoding G-type lectin S-receptor-like serine/threonine-protein kinase At1g67520, giving the protein MVNPYLYTKNTHKSFVLYAILCILAGALGATFTFVNDCGFSVWPGITPWPYINSTGFELKKGNSRSLQPPDNWVGRIWGRTGCGFNESGNWSCATGDCGTGQVECKGNSYTPPVTTVDINIGDPKGLNFYYVSLEDGYNLPILVETTGGSGSGLRSCAKTGCVDDLNQWCPTELTLSGGGACQTACQAFGSPEYCCTISISSTGTTCKPTTYAQLFKSACPRSYNSVFDDLNTIYRCNGADYSIRFCPASDSFSTIKHGSQLNSTDQLVSIGGNFTLGFFNEDYSYLGIWYTNDVESRKVWVANPNTPIKSTSGAHALSIDVNTGDLIIIAGGRTLMSITNVQMGPNPNVTAILEDNGNFRLIDETDKRVLWESFDHPTNVLLPGMKLGYDITTGKNWTLTSWVSNDIPSSGAFTMSWEPIEETSERLMIRRRGKPYWTSGNLNNQVFQYMVALNAPSSKSRYHLTSVYNNETRYFSYDGNISATPMWILTEKGQITDIDNSFWTPEFCYGYDSSNGCVESSLPQCRRVSDNFSKMNGDFANDMTRSAIDEDTNLSISDCFVKCWKDCSCVGFSSSIINGTGCVIWTGSNNFLVNPRDNSTSKYVINHNPIRSGTLNVVYFQLFFHPLINIFEPRSHYAVNKTKKSKNSVWILNGIAILLIFLCFGFFFYIKKIKDSRKEYERRKRDEYFVDLTTSESFKDVHQVETNGRKGNYLLLFSFSAIMAATDDFSVENKLGQGGFGPVYKGQLSDGRKIAIKRLSRTSCQGLVEFKNELVLIAKLQHTNLVRVLGCCIHGEEKMLIYEYMPNKSLDFFLFDENKKGQLDWPKRFDIIEGIAQGLLYLHKYSRMRVIHRDLKASNILLDETMNPKISDFGMARMFKHNETEATTKRVVGTYGYMSPEYAMEGTFSIKSDIFSFGVLILEIVSGRRNSSFVHLDRTFNLIGYAWEQWQLGDALDLKDPKLGNTFVLRQFLRVVHIALLCVQESATDRPTTYDMISMLLNDATPLPMPNRPAFAIGRMESRSNFGETKATDCSVNNMTITVVEGR; this is encoded by the exons ATGGTAAATCCATACCTCTATACTAAAAACACACACAAATCTTTTGTTCTATATGCAATTTTGTGCATACTTGCAGGAGCTTTAGGCGCAACTTTTACGTTTGTCAACGACTGCGGGTTCTCAGTTTGGCCTGGAATCACTCCGTGGCCTTATATCAATAGTACTGGATTCGAGTTAAAAAAGGGCAATTCCCGATCTCTTCAACCTCCCGATAACTGGGTAGGTCGTATCTGGGGTAGGACTGGTTGCGGATTCAATGAATCCGGTAACTGGTCATGCGCCACCGGTGACTGTGGCACTGGGCAAGTGGAGTGCAAGGGAAACTCATATACACCACCCGTTACAACTGTAGATATCAACATCGGTGACCCTAAAGGCTTGAACTTTTATTACGTCAGCCTTGAAGATGGCTACAACTTGCCAATTCTTGTGGAGACAACTGGTGGATCTGGTTCTGGGTTACGTAGTTGTGCGAAGACAGGTTGTGTTGATGACTTGAATCAATGGTGTCCAACTGAGTTGACTTTGAGTGGTGGAGGAGCGTGTCAGACGGCTTGCCAGGCGTTTGGATCACCAGAATATTGTTGCACGATCTCGATATCATCAACAGGCACGACATGCAAACCGACGACGTACGCTCAGTTGTTTAAATCTGCATGCCCGAGATCTTATAACTCTGTGTTTGATGATTTGAATACTATATATAGATGTAATGGTGCTGATTACAGTATCAGATTTTGTCCTGCTTCCGATTCATTTTCAACGATCAAACATGGAAGCCAACTCAACTCTACAGATCAACTTGTTTCCATCGGTGGGAATTTTACGTTAGGGTTTTTCAATGAGGATTATAGTTACTTGGGAATTTGGTACACTAATGATGTTGAATCTAGGAAAGTATGGGTAGCTAATCCAAATACGCCGATCAAATCCACTTCAGGTGCCCATGCCCTCTCCATTGATGTCAATACTGGAGACTTGATCATCATTGCAGGAGGGAGAACTCTAATGAGTATTACCAATGTTCAAATGGGTCCAAACCCTAATGTGACTGCAATCCTCGAAGATAATGGTAATTTTAGGTTGATTGATGAAACTGATAAAAGGGTTTTGTGGGAGAGTTTTGATCACCCAACCAATGTACTTTTACCTGGTATGAAGCTTGGATATGATATCACAACAGGGAAGAACTGGACCTTGACTTCTTGGGTGAGCAATGATATACCTTCTTCAGGAGCTTTTACTATGAGCTGGGAGCCCATTGAAGAAACATCCGAAAGATTGATGATTCGAAGACGAGGAAAACCCTACTGGACTAGTGGGAATCTAAACAATCAAGTATTTCAATATATGGTTGCATTGAACGCCCCAAGTAGCAAGTCTAGATATCACCTTACTTCTGTATACAACAATGAAACACGATACTTTAGCTACGATGGCAATATTAGTGCTACACCAATGTGGATTTTGACGGAGAAAGGTCAAATTACAGATATAGATAACTCTTTTTGGACCCCTGAGTTTTGTTATGGGTACGATTCTAGTAATGGTTGTGTGGAGTCGAGTTTACCACAGTGTAGGCGAGTGAGTGATAATTTTAGTAAAATGAACGGAGATTTTGCGAATGACATGACAAGAAGTGCTATCGATGAGGACACAAACCTAAGCATTAGCGATTGTTTTGTTAAGTGTTGGAAAGATTGCAGCTGTGTAGGATTTAGTAGCAGTATCATCAATGGAACTGGCTGTGTTATATGGACTGGAAGTAATAACTTTTTGGTTAATCCTCGTGATAACTCTACGTCAAAGTATGTGATCAACCATAATCCAATCAGATCAGGTACATTAAATGTTGTTTATTTCCAATTGTTTTTTCATCCATTAATAAACATCTTTGAACCTAGAAGTCACTATGCAGTAAACAAAACCAAAAAGAGCAAGAACAGTGTATGGATACTCAATGGGATTGCCATTCTTctcattttcttgtgttttgggtttttcttttatataaagaaGATAAAAGATAGTCGAAAAG AATACGAGAGACGGAAGAGAGATGAATATTTCGTGGATTTGACCACTTCTGAAAGCTTCAAGGATGTACATCAGGTTGAAACTAATGGTAGGAAAGGAAATTACTTGTTACTATTTAGCTTTAGTGCTATCATGGCTGCTACTGATGACTTCTCAGTTGAAAATAAGCTTGGACAAGGTGGTTTCGGACCTGTTTACAAG GGACAACTAAGTGATGGACGAAAAATTGCAATCAAAAGGCTTTCAAGAACATCATGCCAAGGGCTGGTGGAATTCAAGAATGAGCTAGTCCTTATCGCGAAACTCCAACATACAAATCTCGTTCGGGTTCTTGGTTGTTGCATTCATGGGGAAGAAAAgatgttaatatatgaatatatGCCCAACAAAAGTTTAGATTTCTTTCTCTTTG ATGAAAATAAAAAGGGACAGCTGGATTGGCCTAAGCGGTTTGATATTATTGAAGGAATTGCTCAAGGCTTGTTATACCTACATAAGTACTCGAGAATGAGAGTTATTCATAGAGATCTAAAAGCAAGTAACATCCTTTTAGATGAGACTATGAACCCCAAAATTTCCGATTTTGGTATGGCAAGAATGTTCAAGCATAATGAGACCGAGGCAACCACTAAGAGGGTCGTTGGAACATA TGGTTATATGTCTCCGGAGTATGCAATGGAAGGCACCTTCTCTATTAAGTCCGATATCTTCAGCTTTGGAGTCCTAATCTTGGAAATTGTTAGTGGAAGAAGAAATAGTAGCTTCGTTCATCTTGACAGGACATTTAATCTTATTGGATAT GCATGGGAGCAATGGCAACTAGGGGATGCCTTGGACTTGAAGGATCCTAAATTGGGAAATACTTTTGTTCTACGACAATTCTTAAGGGTTGTGCACATAGCCCTTCTCTGCGTACAAGAAAGTGCAACAGATAGGCCAACAACATACGATATGATTTCCATGCTCCTCAATGACGCCACACCATTACCCATGCCAAACAGACCGGCATTTGCTATCGGAAGAATGGAATCACGGTCAAATTTTGGTGAAACCAAAGCAACGGATTGCTCTGTAAACAATATGACCATCACTGTCGTAGAGGGGAGATAG